The following are from one region of the Mycetohabitans rhizoxinica HKI 454 genome:
- the dapD gene encoding 2,3,4,5-tetrahydropyridine-2,6-dicarboxylate N-succinyltransferase yields MSQPLQQIIDTAWENRAELSPKSAPADIREAVAHVIGELDRGTLRVAEKKDGDWVVNQWLKKAVLLSFRLEDNVPMAAGGYSQFYDKVPSKFANYTPEDFAAGGFRVVPPAIARRGSYIAKNVVLMPSYTNIGAYVDEGTMVDTWATVGSCAQIGKNVHLSGGVGIGGVLEPLQANPVIIEDNCFIGARSEVVEGVIVGENSVISMGVYLGQSTKIYDRETGEVMYGRVPPGSVVVAGNLPSADGKYSLYCAVIVKKVDAKTRSKVGINELLRGD; encoded by the coding sequence ATGTCGCAACCCTTGCAGCAGATCATCGACACCGCGTGGGAAAACCGCGCCGAGCTGTCACCGAAGTCCGCCCCCGCCGACATCCGCGAGGCTGTCGCACACGTGATCGGCGAGCTGGACCGCGGCACGCTTCGCGTGGCCGAAAAGAAGGACGGCGACTGGGTCGTCAACCAATGGCTGAAAAAGGCAGTACTGCTGTCGTTCCGGCTTGAGGACAACGTGCCGATGGCTGCCGGCGGCTACTCGCAGTTCTACGACAAGGTGCCGTCCAAGTTCGCGAACTACACGCCAGAGGACTTCGCCGCCGGCGGCTTTCGTGTCGTGCCGCCGGCGATCGCGCGCCGCGGCTCGTATATCGCGAAGAACGTCGTGCTGATGCCGTCGTACACCAACATCGGCGCATACGTCGACGAAGGCACGATGGTCGATACGTGGGCCACCGTTGGCTCATGCGCGCAGATTGGCAAAAACGTTCACCTGTCCGGAGGGGTCGGCATCGGCGGCGTGCTCGAGCCGCTGCAGGCCAATCCGGTGATCATCGAAGACAACTGCTTTATCGGCGCGCGCTCTGAAGTCGTCGAAGGTGTGATCGTCGGGGAGAACTCGGTGATCTCGATGGGCGTCTATCTCGGCCAGAGCACGAAGATCTATGATCGCGAGACCGGCGAAGTCATGTACGGCCGCGTGCCGCCGGGTTCCGTCGTCGTGGCCGGCAACCTGCCGTCGGCCGACGGCAAATACAGCCTGTACTGCGCGGTGATCGTCAAGAAAGTCGATGCCAAGACCCGTTCGAAGGTCGGCATCAACGAACTGCTGCGGGGCGACTGA
- a CDS encoding ArsC family reductase translates to MATSKSRGNALTIYGIPNCDTVKKARDWLDAHGVAYAFHDVKKAGVNAALLRDWLAQVPLDTLVNRRGTTWRALSDEQKAAAGTTDGAIALMIDKPSVIKRPVLVADDGIKAVGFSADQYQTLF, encoded by the coding sequence ATGGCCACCAGCAAGTCGCGCGGCAACGCGCTGACCATCTACGGGATCCCGAACTGCGACACCGTGAAAAAGGCGCGCGACTGGCTTGACGCGCACGGTGTCGCGTACGCATTCCACGACGTCAAGAAGGCCGGCGTCAACGCCGCATTGCTGCGCGACTGGCTCGCCCAGGTGCCGCTGGACACGCTCGTGAACCGGCGCGGCACCACGTGGCGCGCGCTCAGCGACGAGCAAAAGGCGGCAGCCGGCACAACCGACGGCGCCATCGCATTAATGATCGACAAGCCGTCGGTGATCAAGCGTCCCGTGCTCGTGGCCGACGACGGCATCAAGGCGGTCGGCTTCTCGGCCGACCAGTATCAAACGCTGTTCTGA
- the dapC gene encoding succinyldiaminopimelate transaminase, with translation MAARRRARRRHKGLLVNPRLNLLQPYPFEKLRALFDGVPPSPAHAPISFGIGEPKHPTPALVHEAVRASLEGLASYPATAGTPPLRHAIAAWLQRRYGLPAVDPATDVLPVVGSREALFAFAQTVIDPSRTSDASQPPVVLCPNPFYQIYEGAALLAGAQPYYVNSDPARHYACDYGTVPHDVWARTQLLYVCSPGNPTGAVLGLDDWREIFALSERFGFTIASDECYSEIYFDERNPPLGALQAAHALGRGFERIVMFSSLSKRSNVPGMRSGFVAGDASILKRFLLFRTYHGSALSPVYQAASIAAWGDEQHVRDNRREYVEKFGIVTPMLADVLDVTMPDAGFYLWAQVSRTGLDDCAFARRLYADYNVTVLPGSYLARTAHGANPGRNYVRIALVADTAECVEGARRIVQFCHSL, from the coding sequence ATGGCAGCCCGACGCCGTGCCCGACGCCGCCACAAAGGCCTGCTAGTGAATCCGCGTCTTAACCTGTTGCAACCGTATCCATTTGAAAAGCTGCGCGCGCTATTCGACGGCGTGCCCCCTTCGCCAGCCCATGCGCCGATCAGTTTTGGTATCGGTGAGCCGAAGCATCCGACGCCGGCGCTGGTTCACGAGGCCGTCCGCGCGTCGCTCGAGGGATTGGCGTCGTACCCTGCGACCGCCGGCACGCCGCCGTTGCGGCACGCGATCGCAGCGTGGCTGCAACGCCGCTATGGATTGCCGGCGGTGGACCCGGCCACCGACGTGCTGCCAGTGGTCGGCTCACGCGAGGCGCTGTTCGCGTTCGCCCAAACGGTCATCGATCCCAGTCGCACAAGCGATGCGAGTCAGCCGCCGGTCGTGCTGTGCCCGAATCCGTTTTATCAAATCTACGAAGGGGCGGCGCTGCTCGCCGGTGCGCAGCCGTACTATGTAAACAGCGATCCGGCCCGCCACTACGCATGCGATTACGGCACGGTGCCGCATGATGTCTGGGCACGCACGCAGCTGCTGTACGTGTGCTCCCCGGGCAATCCGACCGGGGCCGTGTTGGGCCTGGACGATTGGCGGGAGATTTTCGCCCTATCCGAGCGCTTCGGTTTCACTATCGCGTCCGACGAGTGCTACTCTGAGATCTACTTCGACGAGCGCAACCCGCCGCTTGGTGCACTGCAGGCCGCCCACGCACTGGGTCGTGGCTTCGAGCGCATCGTGATGTTCTCCAGCCTGTCCAAGCGCTCGAACGTGCCGGGAATGCGCTCCGGATTCGTGGCAGGCGACGCATCGATCCTGAAACGCTTCCTATTGTTCCGCACTTATCACGGTTCGGCGTTGAGCCCCGTCTACCAGGCCGCGAGCATCGCCGCGTGGGGCGACGAGCAGCACGTGCGCGACAACCGCCGGGAGTACGTTGAGAAATTCGGCATCGTCACCCCGATGCTGGCCGACGTGCTGGATGTCACGATGCCCGACGCGGGGTTCTACCTGTGGGCGCAGGTGTCGCGCACCGGCTTGGACGATTGCGCATTCGCGCGGCGCTTGTACGCCGACTATAATGTCACCGTCCTACCGGGCTCCTATCTCGCGCGTACCGCGCACGGCGCCAACCCGGGACGCAACTACGTGCGCATCGCGCTGGTCGCAGACACCGCCGAATGCGTCGAAGGCGCGCGACGCATCGTCCAATTCTGTCACAGCCTGTAG
- the dapE gene encoding succinyl-diaminopimelate desuccinylase, which produces MSRTLALTEALIGRASVTPEDAGCQALMAERLVALGFTCETIAEGGVTNLWALKRGADGPAGKLLAFAGHTDVVPTGPLEQWRSDPFVPVRRDGRLYGRGAADMKASLAAFVVAAEEFVAAHPQHRGSIGLLITSDEEGPARYGTVKVVERLEARGERLDYCVVGEPTSSERFGDTVKNGRRGSLSGTLTVRGIQGHIAYPHLAKNPVHLLAPALAELVRVAWDQGNEYFPPTTWQISNLHAGTGATNIIPGSASIDFNFRFSTATTPDELKARVHAILDAHGLDYTLTWNLSGMPFLTPRGELSNALEQAIEAETGIRPVLSTTGGTSDGRFIARICKQVIEFGPCNASIHKVDEHIELAHIEPLKNVYRGVLERLVV; this is translated from the coding sequence ATGAGCCGCACGCTTGCCCTGACCGAGGCCCTAATCGGCCGAGCGTCCGTCACGCCCGAGGACGCCGGCTGCCAGGCATTGATGGCTGAGCGCCTCGTGGCGCTCGGCTTCACCTGCGAAACCATTGCCGAGGGCGGTGTCACCAACCTGTGGGCGCTCAAGCGCGGCGCTGACGGCCCGGCGGGCAAGCTGCTGGCGTTCGCCGGCCACACCGACGTGGTGCCGACCGGGCCGCTCGAGCAATGGCGCAGCGATCCATTCGTCCCGGTGCGACGCGACGGCCGACTATACGGACGCGGCGCAGCTGACATGAAGGCGTCGCTGGCCGCCTTTGTCGTCGCCGCCGAGGAATTCGTCGCCGCCCATCCGCAGCACCGCGGCTCGATCGGCCTGCTGATCACCAGCGATGAGGAGGGACCGGCGCGCTATGGCACGGTCAAGGTAGTCGAGCGGCTTGAAGCGCGCGGCGAACGCCTGGACTACTGCGTGGTCGGCGAGCCGACCTCCAGCGAGCGCTTCGGCGACACGGTGAAGAACGGGCGACGCGGCTCGCTGTCTGGCACGTTAACCGTGCGTGGCATACAGGGTCATATCGCGTACCCGCACTTAGCCAAGAATCCGGTGCACCTGCTCGCGCCCGCGCTGGCTGAGCTCGTGCGCGTAGCATGGGACCAGGGCAACGAATACTTCCCACCGACCACGTGGCAGATATCGAACCTGCATGCCGGAACTGGCGCGACCAATATCATCCCGGGCAGCGCGAGTATCGACTTCAACTTCCGCTTCTCGACCGCGACGACGCCCGACGAGTTGAAAGCGCGCGTGCACGCGATCCTCGACGCCCACGGACTGGACTACACATTGACGTGGAACCTGAGCGGCATGCCGTTCCTCACACCGCGCGGCGAGCTGTCCAACGCGCTCGAGCAGGCGATCGAGGCCGAGACCGGCATACGCCCCGTGCTCTCGACCACCGGCGGCACCTCCGATGGCCGCTTTATTGCGCGAATCTGCAAGCAGGTCATCGAGTTTGGCCCGTGTAACGCGTCGATCCACAAGGTCGATGAACATATCGAGTTGGCCCACATTGAGCCACTGAAAAACGTTTATCGGGGCGTACTGGAGCGTCTCGTCGTGTGA